The segment CATCATGGCGACATGCGAGGGGCTTTCCGGATTCTGGGCTTCCGTCTTCACCTGAAAGGGGCTGATCACCCAGCGCCAGCGGCCCTCGTCGTTTTTCTTGAGGAGCAGGAGATAGTCCTGGGAAAGGAACCAGAAGGATTCCGCACCCTTCATGATCCCTGCGCTGCGAATCGGTACCGGCATCGCACCCATCCTGGGAAAATCAAGAGCGATCACCCGCGCCTTGTCACCATCCAGCACCACGATATTGGCCCGCTTGTCCGTGGCGAGGATCATGCGCTGCGGGCCTGCATAAAGAACCCGAGGGCGCGGCCCAGCCTCCTTCAGAAGATCCGGCGCGATATTGATCATGGTCACCTGCGCGGAATCCTTGATGGCCGCCGTCGAGGGAAAACCAAGACTGCTTTTGCCCAGGAGCCAGAAGTTATTGTCTTCCATCACATAGAGTTGAGCGTCTCCGGGTGGCACCACATCCAGCGAAAGCCTTGTCAGAAGTCCGCCCTGGCTTTCATCCAAAAGCCAGCCTTGTTTGGACTTGCCGAAAAGAAGGATCTTGCCTTCGGCGATCTTATGAACGGCGAAGATATCATCAATCAGTCCCGCCGGAAGACCGCTTTGATCGGCCGCGAAGCCCAAAGTAAGGGGCTGCATGGCATTTTTATCAAAAATCACCGGAGCCTGATTCGGATCAGCCGGTTGAATGATCGCGTCCTCGCTTTCATCCTTCTTCGCGTCCGGCGAGAGCGGCTGCATATAAAGATGCGCCTTGCCCCGCATGGATTCCTCGCCACCACCGCACGCCGTCATAAGCAGAAGAGCACTCCAGAGAGCGCGTCTCTTGATAAAGTCCATTGGTCCCCTCCAATCGCTTGCAGAAAAGCTACTGAACTATCGGCCCTGCCCTTTTCCTGCCTGAACTTTCTTACTTGTCTACCTGTATACATTAACATTATTGATACATTTCAATTACTTATAATTCTTACAATTCGGAAATAGGGTCAGAATCGGCCGGACGCGGCCTCGTAAGAATTGTCATTTTTCTGGTCAGCTTTCGCGCACGAACCTTACGATCAGGAAAATAACGCACAAAAACTTGGAGATTTTTCGTGGTACACCCATTGCACAAGGGCCTCTTAAGAGCACCCTGCTGATGCTGGACCCCGAACGTAGTGAGATGCACCATGAAGTCGATTGGCCTGATTCCCCTGCTCGCGCTGGCTTATATGATGACCCAATGCGGAGGCAGCAAATTCAAAGCTGATTCCGCCACCGTAACGACCTCGTCGCCTTCTTTGGCCTTTGATGAAACTCCCTTGGATATCTCGAAGCTTCCCGTGAATGTGGACACGCGCGACAGCGGTGGCCCGACGACAGGTATTTCCACGCTGGTGGAAAGCCCCTCGGATTTGAGCTGTGAAGCGACCTCGGACAAGACCATTCGCGTATCGCCGAATGAGGGCGCGGATATCAAGGTGAAGGATGATGCGCGCGTCGTGATGAATGTGAAAGGCCGCTTCTGCCCAACCGTTTCGGATAACCTGACCGTACTCTTCATCATCGACTATTCGGGCTCCATGGGCCCGAATACGCCTGACCAGAGCAATATGAGCTTCCAGGCCGCAGCCGGCAACGATCCCCGCATCATGGTCGGCGCTCAGAAAAGCTGCGGACGCCTGCAGGCGGTGGAAGCCATCCTGGCGAAATTCAAAGCCGGTGATAAGGTGAACGTCGGAACCGTGACCTTTGCCGGTGATATCGTGGGATCGCATACGACCGCGCCCGTCGATGCTCAGACTTTCAAGGACACGCGTCTGGCTGAAGCGAGCAAGCTCAGTAACTTCTGCAGCTACGTCGCGCCCGACGCCAGCTTTGCCAATCAGGAAATGGCCGTGCCCAACGCCAACGTCGGCGGGGCCACCAACTATGCGGCGGCTTTCAATCGCGCCTATGATTTCCTGAGAAACGTGAAAGGCCGCAAGGCTGTTTACTTCATCACCGATGGTCGCCCCACAGCCGGCGGCAATGATCCCGTGGCCGCAGGCAAGAACGCGGCTGCGAAGCTGAAGACGATTGAAAACCTCTATTTCAACGCCTTTTTCCTGCAGAATAAGCAGTCCGGTTTGCAGGAAGACAAGGTCGGCTTTGATAACCTCGTCCAGACCATCGGCGCCCCTGAGCGCGTCGTGCGCGTGGATTCTGCCGCGCAGCTGGCTGTGGAAGTCGGTAAAGAGCAGATCGCCAGCTTTGACCCGACCCAGATAAAAGGCTCTTTGACCATTGAACCCTATGAGCCTGAAGCGGATCTGAAAGTTCTGAGCTTCAACCAGGATCCCGCCAATCCCAAAGCCTGGGTTTTTGAGACCCAGACTTTTGTCCTGCTCGGAAAAGGTGATGATGTGTACACCCATCTGGTCAAGGTCTCGGCCAAGGCCAAGGATGGAACGGTTCACACCAGCGTCGTAAAAATTCTTTATCAGCGGAAGTTGTAAAGAGTGAACTGAGCCAGTAGACTGGGGCCTTTGGGCCCCTTTTTTTTGTCAGCAAGGAATATCCGATGAAAGCATTCGTTCTGCTCGCGACGCTCATGCTCCCCTCCAGCTTTGTTCACGCCGCGGAAAGTTATGGCAAACTCACTCTGGCCCCTACGGCGGCAAAACCTTTGAAGACCGTGCTTTCGGAGTATAAGGACGGCAGCGCCGCGCCGGTCCTGGTGCAGGGCACCGTGAAGAAAGTCTGTGAGAAGGAAGGCTGCTGGATGGTGCTGGAAGATCAGGGCGAAAGCGTTCGCGTCTTCTTCAAGGATCATAGTTTCTTCGTCACGCAAAAAATCAAAGACAAGGCGGCTCTGGCGGAAGGCATTCTGCATAAGAAAACGCGCACCGTCGCGCAGCAGAAACATCTGCTCGAAGACGCTGGCGAGTCGGCCAAAACCATAGCCGCAGTGAAAGAGGACAAGGTCTTCTTCGAACTGGAGGCGACCGGCATTAAAGCTTTGTGAAAATCCAGCGGCTCCCTTGACAAAGTTCGAAGACGACTCAAGTTTATCGAAGAACAGAGGCAGGAAGGAGCCAACTATGGACTTCAATCGTTTCACGGAGCGGACCCAGCAAGCCATTAAAGAGGCTCAGAATTTTGCGGTGACGTCAGGCCACAGCGCAGTTGACGCAGAGCATGTTCTGAAGGCCCTTTTGGCCCAGGAAAATGGTATTATTCCCAAGCTTATCACGAAATTGGATATCCCCCTGGATCGGCTGACAAAAATGGTCGACCAGGAGATTCAAAAGAAACCCCGCGTGTCCGGTTCCGGTTTTGATCCGGAAAAAATATTTCTTGCGCAAAACCTGTCCGCCCTGCTGGCCAAGGCGGAACAGACGGCGAAAAAACTGAAGGATGATTACGTCTCGGTAGAGCATGTCTTCCTTGAAATCATTCGGACCGGCACGCAGACCGCGGCCGGCCGTGTGCTCAAGGAATTCAATCTGACCGAAGACCGCTTTCTGCAGGCCCTGACCGATCTGCGCGGCAATCAGCGGGTGACCAGTTCCAATCCCGAAGCCACCTACGATGCGCTCAACCAGTACGGGATTGACCTCGTCGCGTCTGCGCGTATCGGCAAGCTCGATCCGGTCATCGGTCGTGATCAGGAAATTGCGCGCGTCGTGCGCATCCTGAGTCGCAAAACGAAGAACAACCCCGTGCTCATCGGCGAACCCGGCGTGGGTAAAACAGCGATAGCGGAAGGACTCGCGCAGAGGATCGTGCGCGGTGATGTGCCGGAAGGTTTGAAAGATCGCAGCATCTTCTCGCTCGATATGGGGGCCCTGATCGCAGGCGCCAAGTATCGCGGGGAATTCGAAGAGCGATTGAAGGCCGTCCTGAATGAAGTGAAGAGCAGCGAAGGCCGCATCATCCTCTTCATCGACGAGATCCACACCATCGTCGGCGCCGGCAAGGCCGAAGGCTCGATGGATGCGGGCAATATGCTGAAACCCATGCTCGCCCGTGGGGAACTGCACTGTATCGGTGCGACGACCCTGGATGAGTATCGCAAATATATCGAAGCCGATGCCGCCCTCGAACGCCGATTCCAGCCCGTGATGGTGGATCAGCCTTCGGTCGAGGATACGATTTCGATCCTGCGTGGCTTGAAGGAACGCTTTGAGCTCTATCACGGCATTCGCATCCAGGATAACGCCCTGGTCGCCGCCGCCACGCTTTCCGACCGCTATATCACCGATCGGTTTTTGCCGGACAAGGCCATCGACCTGATCGACGAATGCGGCGCCATGATCCGTACCGAGATCGACAGCGTGCCCGAGGAACTGGATAAGAAACGCCGGAACCTCATGCGTCTTGAGATCGAGGAAGCGGCTCTGAAAAAAGAAAAAGACGCCGGCAGTAAAAAACGCCTCGAAGCTCTGCAGATGGAACTGCAGGATCTGCGCAAGGAAACCAAACTGCTGGAAGATCAGTACGAAAATGAGAAGAGCCAGATCCGCCGCGTCCAGGATATCCGCAAGGAATTGGAAACGCTGAGCATCCAGCTGCAGCAGGCGGAACGGAACTACGATCTTGATAAAGCGGCTCAGCTGCGTCACGGCCTGATTCCCGAAACGGAACGTCGTCTGAAGGCAGCCGAGGAGGAAGCCCGCGGCAAGCGCAGCACGACCCTTCTTCGGGAAGAGGTTTCAGAAGCCGAGGTCGCGCAGGTGATCAGTCGCTGGACGGGAATCCCCGTGGAAAAACTGGTCGAAGGCGAGCGTGAAAAACTTCTGCACCTGGATGAGGCTTTGCATAAGCGCGTCGTCGGTCAGGAGGAAGCCGTCCAGGCCGTCGCCGATGCGATCATCCGGGCCCGTGCCCAGATCAAGGATCCCAGGCGTCCGATCGGTTCGTTCATCTTCCTCGGCCCGACCGGGGTGGGTAAAACCGAGCTGGCGAAGACTTTGACCGAACAGATGTTTGATACGGCCGAGAATCTGATTCGAATTGATATGTCCGAATACATGGAAAAACATGCGGTTTCACGTCTGATCGGGGCGCCCCCGGGATACGTGGGCTACGATCAGGGCGGTCAGCTGACCGAAGCCGTGCGGCGCAAACCCTATTCGGTCGTGCTCTTTGATGAGATCGAGAAAGCGCACCCGGAGGTGTTCAATATCCTTCTGCAGCTGCTTGATGATGGTCATCTGACCGATAATCAAGGGCGCAAGGTGAACTTTAAAAATACGATCATCATCATGACGAGCAACATCGGTTCGCAGGCTCTGATCGAAGGCATCCAATCGGATGGTCATCTGAAAGAGTCGGCGGTGCAGAGAGTGCATCAGGATCTGAAGGCCGCATTCCGGCCTGAGTTCCTGAACCGGGTGGATGACATCGTCCTTTTCAAACCGCTGCAGCTGCAGCAGGTGACGAAGATCGTCGCGATCCTGGTCGGCGAACTGCAAAAGCGTCTTGAAGAACAGGGCATCCGTCTGGATCTGACCCAGGAGGCCAGCGAGTTCATCGCGAAGTCCGCGTATGACCCCATCTACGGGGCACGGCCTCTGAAGCGTTACATCCAGAAGGAAGTGGAAAACAAGGTGGCCCGGCAGATCATCGGCGGTCAGATCAAAACCGGCGATGTGCTCAAGATCCAGCTGAAAGATGGTCATCTGGCCTTCGAAACCGCTGGTTGAACGATTGAAGCGAATGCGCTCCTGAGCCCCCGGACTTCGGTTCGGGGGCTTTTTTTTGCCCGCCCTAAAGGCTATGATAGCCTTTTGTTTGGAAGGAGCCACCCCCATGAATCAGAAAGTCTTTCACCTGGGCCTCGACCGGAGCCAGCTGCAGAATATCGACATCGCTTTTTTACCTGGTGACCCGGGCCGCGTTCCGAAGATCGCCGGATACCTGGAGAATGCCAAGGATTTGGCCTATCACCGCGAGTATCGTTCGATGCGCGGGCAGTGGAAGGGCCAGGAAGTTCTGGTCTGCTCCACAGGAATTGGCGGGCCATCCACGGCGATTTGCGTGGAAGAACTGGCCATGCTCGGCATCAAGCGTTTTGTGCGTATCGGCACGACCGGAGCGCTGCAGGATCCGATCAATCCGGGGGATGTGATCATTCCCACCGGCGCAGTAAGGCTTGATGGCGCATCGAGACACCTTGCGCCTTTGGCCTATCCTGCGGTGGCCGATTTTCGTTTGGTGCAGAAACTGGTCGCGGGCGTGGAACGGAATCAGTTTCCTTATCACCTGGGAATTTGTGCTTCGAGCGATACCTTTTATCAGGGGCAAAATCGCCACGATTCCTTCAAAAAGGGCTGGGTTCCCCGGGAAATCGCCAACCAGCTGCAAGAAATGAAGGAGCTGAACGTCC is part of the Oligoflexus sp. genome and harbors:
- a CDS encoding vWA domain-containing protein; translated protein: MKSIGLIPLLALAYMMTQCGGSKFKADSATVTTSSPSLAFDETPLDISKLPVNVDTRDSGGPTTGISTLVESPSDLSCEATSDKTIRVSPNEGADIKVKDDARVVMNVKGRFCPTVSDNLTVLFIIDYSGSMGPNTPDQSNMSFQAAAGNDPRIMVGAQKSCGRLQAVEAILAKFKAGDKVNVGTVTFAGDIVGSHTTAPVDAQTFKDTRLAEASKLSNFCSYVAPDASFANQEMAVPNANVGGATNYAAAFNRAYDFLRNVKGRKAVYFITDGRPTAGGNDPVAAGKNAAAKLKTIENLYFNAFFLQNKQSGLQEDKVGFDNLVQTIGAPERVVRVDSAAQLAVEVGKEQIASFDPTQIKGSLTIEPYEPEADLKVLSFNQDPANPKAWVFETQTFVLLGKGDDVYTHLVKVSAKAKDGTVHTSVVKILYQRKL
- a CDS encoding DUF4920 domain-containing protein, with amino-acid sequence MKAFVLLATLMLPSSFVHAAESYGKLTLAPTAAKPLKTVLSEYKDGSAAPVLVQGTVKKVCEKEGCWMVLEDQGESVRVFFKDHSFFVTQKIKDKAALAEGILHKKTRTVAQQKHLLEDAGESAKTIAAVKEDKVFFELEATGIKAL
- the clpB gene encoding ATP-dependent chaperone ClpB, whose translation is MDFNRFTERTQQAIKEAQNFAVTSGHSAVDAEHVLKALLAQENGIIPKLITKLDIPLDRLTKMVDQEIQKKPRVSGSGFDPEKIFLAQNLSALLAKAEQTAKKLKDDYVSVEHVFLEIIRTGTQTAAGRVLKEFNLTEDRFLQALTDLRGNQRVTSSNPEATYDALNQYGIDLVASARIGKLDPVIGRDQEIARVVRILSRKTKNNPVLIGEPGVGKTAIAEGLAQRIVRGDVPEGLKDRSIFSLDMGALIAGAKYRGEFEERLKAVLNEVKSSEGRIILFIDEIHTIVGAGKAEGSMDAGNMLKPMLARGELHCIGATTLDEYRKYIEADAALERRFQPVMVDQPSVEDTISILRGLKERFELYHGIRIQDNALVAAATLSDRYITDRFLPDKAIDLIDECGAMIRTEIDSVPEELDKKRRNLMRLEIEEAALKKEKDAGSKKRLEALQMELQDLRKETKLLEDQYENEKSQIRRVQDIRKELETLSIQLQQAERNYDLDKAAQLRHGLIPETERRLKAAEEEARGKRSTTLLREEVSEAEVAQVISRWTGIPVEKLVEGEREKLLHLDEALHKRVVGQEEAVQAVADAIIRARAQIKDPRRPIGSFIFLGPTGVGKTELAKTLTEQMFDTAENLIRIDMSEYMEKHAVSRLIGAPPGYVGYDQGGQLTEAVRRKPYSVVLFDEIEKAHPEVFNILLQLLDDGHLTDNQGRKVNFKNTIIIMTSNIGSQALIEGIQSDGHLKESAVQRVHQDLKAAFRPEFLNRVDDIVLFKPLQLQQVTKIVAILVGELQKRLEEQGIRLDLTQEASEFIAKSAYDPIYGARPLKRYIQKEVENKVARQIIGGQIKTGDVLKIQLKDGHLAFETAG
- the udp gene encoding uridine phosphorylase encodes the protein MNQKVFHLGLDRSQLQNIDIAFLPGDPGRVPKIAGYLENAKDLAYHREYRSMRGQWKGQEVLVCSTGIGGPSTAICVEELAMLGIKRFVRIGTTGALQDPINPGDVIIPTGAVRLDGASRHLAPLAYPAVADFRLVQKLVAGVERNQFPYHLGICASSDTFYQGQNRHDSFKKGWVPREIANQLQEMKELNVLSFEMEVATLLTQCATFGLSAAAVLGVLVNRNRAEFPDAAQHAQIEDRVIRAALSCLG